A genome region from Gemmatimonadota bacterium includes the following:
- a CDS encoding membrane dipeptidase — MDRRTFVLAAAASAAATRLGAQSASPAPSPAASPAATRQQRRNTLVFDAMGELRPEYTDDILRAMLRSGMDAITITLCDPKPEGDEALALAVDSLIEHDKYLASRPDLFVKATSVADLDRARRAGKLAVFYLYQNTVQFGTSLDRVDFFHRLGLRSCQLTYNTKNHVGVGCWEQGGITPFGRELIARMNQQRMLIDLSHANAQTMRETIAESKQPVIISHTACMAVHENRRNTPDDVLKAMAARGGVVGVCQMRPFLTAKRGKEALPAYFDHIMHAIKVAGVEHVGIGSDRDHRVITLSPEYIAELKKEEGAQVRDNELPYFIDELNGPSRMEVVWDGLVARGLPTRDVERVMGGNVSRIYREVVG, encoded by the coding sequence ATGGACCGTCGCACATTCGTCCTCGCCGCTGCCGCCTCGGCCGCCGCCACGCGCCTCGGCGCCCAGTCCGCATCGCCGGCCCCATCGCCAGCCGCATCGCCAGCCGCAACGCGCCAGCAGCGGCGCAACACGCTGGTGTTCGACGCCATGGGCGAGCTTCGTCCGGAGTACACCGACGACATCCTGCGCGCGATGCTGCGGAGCGGGATGGATGCGATCACCATCACCCTGTGCGATCCCAAGCCCGAGGGTGACGAGGCACTCGCCCTCGCCGTCGACTCGCTCATCGAGCACGACAAGTACCTCGCCTCGCGCCCCGACCTGTTCGTGAAGGCGACGAGCGTTGCCGACCTCGATCGCGCGCGGCGCGCCGGCAAGCTCGCGGTCTTCTATCTCTACCAGAACACGGTGCAGTTTGGCACCTCGCTCGACCGCGTCGACTTCTTCCATCGGTTAGGACTGCGTTCGTGCCAGCTCACCTACAATACGAAGAACCACGTCGGCGTCGGCTGCTGGGAGCAGGGCGGCATCACGCCATTCGGGCGCGAGCTCATCGCGCGCATGAACCAGCAGCGCATGCTCATCGACCTCTCGCACGCCAACGCGCAGACGATGCGCGAGACGATCGCCGAGTCGAAGCAGCCGGTGATCATCTCGCACACGGCGTGCATGGCGGTGCACGAGAACCGGCGCAACACGCCGGACGACGTGCTCAAGGCGATGGCGGCGCGTGGCGGGGTAGTCGGCGTCTGCCAGATGCGCCCCTTCCTGACCGCGAAGCGTGGGAAGGAGGCACTCCCGGCCTACTTCGACCACATCATGCACGCCATCAAGGTGGCCGGTGTGGAGCATGTGGGGATCGGGAGCGACCGCGACCATCGCGTGATCACGCTCTCCCCCGAGTACATCGCCGAGTTGAAGAAGGAAGAGGGGGCCCAGGTGCGGGACAATGAACTCCCCTACTTCATCGACGAGCTCAACGGCCCGAGCCGGATGGAGGTCGTGTGGGACGGCTTGGTCGCGCGTGGGCTCCCGACGCGCGATGTGGAACGCGTGATGGGCGGGAACGTCTCCCGGATCTACCGCGAGGTCGTCGGCTGA
- a CDS encoding aspartate aminotransferase family protein: MSATTALSLDELWMPFTANKAFKKAPRLLASAKGMYYQDVDGNTILDGTAGLWCVNAGHAREKIVDAIAQGAKTLDFAPGFNMGHPLSFQLATRLSEITPGDLDHVFFTNSGSEAVDSALKIAIAYHQSRGEAKRTRLVGRLRGYHGVGFGGISVGGIAPNRQAYLNHLLPNVDHLPHTHGITENLFSKGQPGFGSNLADALEDLAVQHGGDTIAAVIVEPVAGSTGVLVPPVGYLERLRAICDKHGILLIFDEVITGFGRLGAPFAADYFGVVPDLMTVAKGITNGNVPMGAVFVRHGIYDTVVNASPAGIEFFHGYTYSGHPLACAAGLATLDVYAEEGLFQRAAAMAPYWQEAIHSLRGKPHVIDIRNIGLVAGIELESRAGAVGARAMDCHIDCFKNGLLIRTTADIIALSPPLIIEKSHVDELIDKLGKALDRLA, translated from the coding sequence ATGTCCGCCACCACCGCGCTCTCACTGGATGAGCTCTGGATGCCCTTCACCGCCAACAAGGCGTTCAAGAAGGCTCCGCGTCTCCTCGCCTCGGCCAAGGGGATGTACTACCAGGATGTCGACGGGAACACGATCCTCGACGGGACGGCCGGACTCTGGTGCGTGAACGCCGGCCACGCCCGCGAGAAGATCGTCGACGCGATCGCGCAGGGGGCGAAGACGCTCGACTTCGCGCCGGGCTTCAACATGGGGCACCCGCTCTCGTTCCAGCTCGCGACGCGACTCTCCGAGATCACTCCGGGCGACCTCGATCACGTCTTCTTCACCAACTCCGGCTCCGAAGCCGTCGACTCGGCGCTCAAGATCGCCATCGCCTACCACCAGTCGCGCGGCGAGGCCAAGCGCACGCGACTGGTCGGTCGCCTGCGCGGCTATCACGGCGTCGGCTTCGGCGGGATCTCGGTCGGGGGGATCGCCCCCAACCGGCAGGCGTACCTGAACCATCTCCTGCCTAACGTCGACCACCTCCCGCACACGCACGGCATCACCGAGAATCTCTTCAGCAAGGGGCAGCCCGGCTTCGGCTCCAACCTGGCCGACGCGCTCGAGGACCTCGCGGTGCAGCATGGGGGGGACACGATTGCTGCGGTGATCGTCGAGCCGGTCGCCGGGTCGACGGGGGTGCTGGTGCCGCCGGTGGGCTACCTCGAGCGGTTGCGCGCCATTTGTGACAAGCACGGCATCCTCCTCATCTTCGACGAGGTGATCACTGGCTTCGGGCGGTTAGGGGCGCCCTTCGCCGCCGACTACTTCGGCGTCGTCCCCGACCTCATGACCGTCGCCAAGGGGATCACCAACGGCAACGTCCCCATGGGCGCCGTCTTCGTGCGCCACGGGATCTACGACACCGTGGTGAACGCCTCGCCGGCCGGGATCGAGTTCTTCCATGGCTACACCTACTCGGGACACCCGCTGGCCTGCGCCGCCGGCCTGGCGACGCTCGACGTGTACGCCGAGGAAGGGCTCTTCCAGCGGGCCGCGGCGATGGCCCCCTACTGGCAGGAGGCGATCCACTCGCTTCGGGGGAAGCCGCACGTCATCGACATTCGCAACATCGGCCTGGTGGCGGGGATCGAGCTGGAGTCCCGCGCCGGAGCGGTCGGTGCCCGCGCGATGGACTGCCACATCGACTGCTTCAAGAATGGACTGCTCATCCGCACGACGGCCGACATCATCGCTCTCTCGCCGCCGCTCATCATCGAGAAGTCCCACGTCGATGAGCTGATCGACAAGCTCGGGAAGGCGCTCGACCGGCTGGCGTAG
- a CDS encoding P1 family peptidase yields the protein MSSPATKGRCARALRRATLTGLVVPVTLLAQAKPRERDLGLPIGGTPGTLDAITDVKGVEVGHTTLITGSGKLVVGKGPVRTGVTVVHPRGKDNHDPVFASWFTLNGNGEMTGTTWVQESGYLEGPVAITNTHSVGVVRDAIIKWEVTRKNMLQPWWLPVVAETYDGGLNDINGFHVKEEHVLAALDNASGGLPKEGVVGGGTGMSCHGFKGGIGTASRVLPEGQGGYTVGVLVQCNYGVRRDLRIAGVPVGEEIPDLASCYAVGPEVALDELMARRRCGQPTPRNDDAPEQGSIIVVVATDAPLLPHQLKRIATRVSLGIGRQGGFGGNGSGDIFIAFSTANPKTWSSETTTTLAMLTNDRISPLFQATAQATEAAITNALLAAETTTGANDLRVFAMPVDRMMAAMRKYGRIK from the coding sequence ATGTCGTCACCTGCAACCAAGGGTCGGTGCGCGCGCGCGCTGCGCCGTGCGACGCTCACGGGGCTCGTCGTCCCGGTCACGCTCCTCGCGCAGGCGAAGCCGCGCGAGCGCGACCTCGGGCTCCCGATCGGCGGGACCCCCGGCACACTCGACGCCATCACCGACGTGAAGGGGGTGGAGGTCGGGCACACGACGCTGATCACCGGCAGCGGCAAGTTGGTCGTGGGGAAGGGGCCAGTGCGCACGGGGGTCACGGTGGTGCACCCCCGGGGCAAGGACAATCACGACCCGGTCTTTGCCTCCTGGTTCACGCTCAACGGCAACGGCGAGATGACCGGGACGACCTGGGTGCAGGAAAGCGGCTACCTCGAGGGGCCGGTCGCCATCACCAACACGCACTCGGTGGGCGTGGTGCGCGACGCGATCATCAAGTGGGAGGTGACGCGCAAGAACATGTTGCAGCCGTGGTGGCTCCCGGTGGTCGCCGAGACGTATGACGGTGGGCTGAACGACATCAACGGCTTCCATGTGAAGGAGGAGCACGTCCTGGCGGCCCTCGACAACGCCAGCGGTGGGTTGCCGAAGGAAGGGGTTGTGGGCGGCGGGACGGGGATGAGCTGTCACGGCTTCAAGGGCGGGATCGGGACGGCGTCGCGCGTCCTGCCCGAGGGCCAGGGCGGGTACACGGTGGGCGTGCTGGTGCAGTGCAACTACGGCGTGCGGCGCGACCTGCGCATCGCGGGGGTCCCGGTGGGTGAGGAGATCCCCGACCTCGCCTCGTGTTATGCCGTCGGGCCGGAGGTCGCGCTGGACGAGTTGATGGCACGTCGCCGCTGCGGCCAGCCCACGCCGCGCAACGACGACGCGCCGGAGCAGGGGTCCATCATCGTCGTCGTCGCCACCGACGCGCCGCTCCTCCCGCACCAACTCAAGCGCATCGCGACGCGCGTCTCGTTGGGAATCGGACGGCAAGGCGGATTCGGCGGCAACGGCTCGGGGGACATCTTCATCGCCTTCTCGACCGCGAACCCGAAGACCTGGTCGTCGGAGACCACGACGACGCTCGCCATGCTGACCAACGACCGCATCTCGCCGCTCTTCCAGGCCACGGCGCAGGCGACGGAGGCGGCCATCACGAACGCGCTCCTCGCGGCGGAAACGACGACCGGGGCCAACGACCTGCGGGTCTTCGCCATGCCCGTCGATCGCATGATGGCGGCGATGCGGAAGTACGGCCGCATCAAGTAG